From one Haloferax marinisediminis genomic stretch:
- a CDS encoding pyridoxal-phosphate-dependent aminotransferase family protein, protein MGPGPSDVHPRVLKAMSTPLVGHLDPSFIDIMNDVQELMRYTFRTDNQWTIPVSGTGSASMEAAIGNLVEPGDTMLVPTNGYFGGRMESMAERAGGNVVHVDAPWGEPLDPVDVQEAFDEYQPDVFGFVHAETSTGVKQPNVSELTSIAHDHDALVVADTVTSLGGVELEVDDWGIDVAYSGPQKCLSCPPGASPLTLNDRAMDKVLSREHSPRSWYLDLSLLEGYWGEERAYHHTAPITNVYAIREALRLVAEEGIENRWDRHLEVASALKAGVEAMGLGLNPEDDYWLPSLNAVLVPDGVDAGEAISYVLEHYDLEIAGGLGALAGDIFRIGCMGYSAKPKNVSFLMTALGEALEAQGADVDVDAGFSAMREQLSR, encoded by the coding sequence ATGGGCCCCGGACCGAGCGACGTACACCCGCGCGTACTCAAGGCGATGTCCACGCCGCTGGTCGGGCACCTCGACCCGTCGTTCATCGACATCATGAACGATGTTCAAGAGCTCATGCGCTACACCTTCCGGACCGACAACCAGTGGACGATTCCCGTCTCTGGTACCGGGTCGGCGTCGATGGAGGCGGCCATCGGCAACCTCGTCGAACCGGGTGACACCATGCTCGTCCCGACCAACGGCTACTTCGGCGGCCGCATGGAGTCGATGGCCGAACGCGCCGGCGGAAACGTCGTCCACGTCGACGCGCCGTGGGGCGAACCGCTCGACCCCGTAGACGTTCAGGAAGCGTTCGACGAGTACCAACCCGACGTGTTCGGATTCGTCCACGCCGAAACCTCGACCGGCGTCAAGCAGCCGAACGTCTCCGAACTGACGAGCATCGCTCACGACCACGACGCACTCGTCGTCGCCGACACCGTCACCTCGCTCGGTGGCGTCGAACTCGAAGTCGACGACTGGGGCATCGACGTGGCGTACTCTGGACCACAGAAGTGTCTCTCCTGCCCGCCGGGTGCGAGTCCGCTGACGCTCAACGACCGCGCGATGGACAAGGTGCTCTCGCGTGAGCACTCACCCCGTTCGTGGTATCTCGACCTCTCCTTGCTCGAAGGCTACTGGGGTGAGGAGCGCGCGTACCACCACACGGCACCCATCACGAACGTCTACGCGATTCGTGAGGCGCTCCGACTCGTCGCCGAAGAAGGAATAGAGAACCGCTGGGACCGCCATCTCGAGGTCGCCAGCGCCCTCAAAGCCGGTGTCGAAGCGATGGGTCTCGGTCTGAACCCCGAAGACGACTACTGGTTGCCGAGTCTCAACGCCGTCCTCGTCCCCGACGGCGTCGACGCGGGCGAAGCAATCTCGTACGTTCTCGAACACTACGACCTCGAAATCGCTGGTGGCCTCGGTGCGCTCGCCGGCGACATCTTCCGTATCGGGTGTATGGGCTACTCCGCCAAACCGAAGAACGTCTCGTTCCTCATGACTGCACTCGGTGAGGCACTCGAAGCGCAGGGCGCGGACGTCGACGTCGATGCCGGGTTCTCGGCGATGCGCGAGCAGCTGTCCCGATAA
- a CDS encoding FAD-binding and (Fe-S)-binding domain-containing protein: MVGGDSSRTNRVTTTAQGTELSDFQRFQESRDYEVADVTEYAEVADELRGAVDGEVRFDEYAQILYATDGSIYGARPAGVVIPKSVSDVRAAVEIAGTHDVPILPRGAGSSLAGQTVGPGCIVLDFSKYMDDIVDVDPESRRATVQPGVVQDDLDDRLAEFGLKFAPDPASSNRATIGGGIGNNSTGAHSVRYGITDAYTEELQVILADGSMIHTRDVVVDSDEWDELVGKDDREAALYRTVRQLVEDNEAEIERKYPTLKRSVSGYNLHKVIFENDEGETVINLSKLFVGAEGTLGVVVEATLSLVTVPEETALVLYAYDDLIDAMAAVPDALDYGASAVELMDDEVFEMARASSEYAQYVEQIPDGTAATLMLEFDSELHDDFEAAIEAANDHFLQSGSDDGNAFDAIEAYTDDAQANIWKLRKAAIPLLMSLQGDPKPYPFIEDASVPPEELAEYVQSFEEVLANHGTSAAYFAHAGSGTLHIRPILNLKDADGIETMHSITDDVTDLVLEHHGSFSGEHGDGRARTEWNPKMYGPQLWDAFKQLKSAFDPDWRLNPGNVVYRDDDPADMRENLRYGPTYQSLEPTTALDFEEEGGFSHLVELCNGCGTCRQTGSETMCPTYRASKDEAETTRGRANMLRAAISGDLPEDELYTDRFQEEVLGLCVGCKGCKNDCPTGVDLAKLKAEVKHQHHQESGSSFRERLFAQIDNAAKLGSALAPVSNWATELPGARTVMDRLFGIAPDRELPSFTRNTLEDWMATHDPAVSANDATHKVLLFPDTYTNYVTPEIGRAAVRTLEAAGVHVQLAKNVAPSGRAAFSGGFLDLARGRAARNVETLAPYVEDGWSVVFTEPSDAVMFQDEYADLLDHPAVTDVGAATYGVMEFIDVYRLDEALPIRGRDESVGAGAAGAGKAVVDGGAIESLTYHGHCNQKALNKDHHAVGVLRRVGYEVDPLDSSCCGMAGSFGYESEHYDLSKAMGRILFSQVDESGGDTVVAPGASCRTQLEDRDTGATRPPHPIEKVAERISG, translated from the coding sequence ATGGTTGGTGGCGACTCCTCACGGACGAATCGAGTCACGACGACGGCACAGGGGACCGAACTGAGCGACTTCCAGCGCTTTCAGGAGTCACGTGACTACGAGGTGGCGGACGTAACCGAGTACGCCGAGGTCGCCGACGAGTTGCGCGGCGCCGTCGACGGTGAAGTCCGGTTCGACGAGTACGCGCAGATACTGTACGCGACTGATGGGTCGATTTACGGGGCGCGACCGGCCGGTGTCGTCATCCCGAAAAGCGTCAGCGACGTTCGAGCGGCCGTCGAAATCGCGGGAACACACGACGTGCCGATTCTCCCACGTGGTGCCGGGTCGTCGCTGGCGGGACAGACCGTCGGCCCCGGGTGCATCGTCCTCGACTTCTCGAAGTATATGGACGACATCGTCGACGTCGACCCCGAGAGCAGGCGAGCGACGGTGCAACCGGGGGTCGTCCAAGACGACCTCGACGACCGACTCGCCGAGTTCGGCCTGAAGTTCGCGCCCGACCCGGCGTCGTCGAACCGTGCGACCATCGGCGGCGGCATCGGGAACAACTCGACCGGCGCACACTCGGTTCGATACGGTATCACCGACGCCTACACCGAGGAGTTGCAGGTGATACTCGCCGACGGGTCGATGATTCACACGAGAGACGTGGTCGTCGACAGCGACGAGTGGGACGAACTCGTCGGGAAAGACGACCGAGAAGCGGCACTCTATCGGACCGTCCGGCAATTGGTCGAAGACAACGAAGCAGAAATCGAGCGCAAGTACCCCACGCTCAAACGCTCCGTCTCGGGCTACAACCTCCACAAGGTCATCTTCGAGAACGACGAGGGAGAGACGGTCATCAACCTCTCGAAACTCTTCGTCGGCGCAGAGGGGACGCTTGGTGTGGTGGTCGAAGCGACCCTGTCGTTGGTGACGGTGCCGGAAGAGACGGCACTCGTCCTCTACGCCTACGACGACCTGATAGACGCGATGGCAGCGGTCCCGGATGCGCTCGACTACGGCGCGAGCGCCGTCGAACTCATGGACGACGAGGTGTTCGAGATGGCACGCGCGTCGAGTGAGTACGCGCAGTATGTCGAGCAAATCCCGGACGGGACGGCGGCCACGCTGATGTTGGAGTTCGACTCGGAGCTCCACGACGACTTCGAGGCAGCCATCGAGGCTGCCAACGACCACTTCTTGCAGTCCGGGTCGGACGACGGAAACGCGTTCGACGCCATCGAGGCGTACACCGACGACGCGCAAGCAAACATCTGGAAACTCCGAAAAGCGGCGATTCCGCTGCTCATGTCGTTACAGGGCGACCCCAAGCCGTACCCGTTCATCGAGGACGCTAGCGTGCCGCCGGAGGAACTCGCGGAGTACGTCCAGTCGTTCGAGGAGGTGCTCGCAAACCACGGAACGTCGGCGGCGTACTTCGCACACGCCGGGTCCGGGACGCTCCACATCCGACCTATCTTGAACCTGAAGGACGCCGACGGCATCGAGACGATGCACTCGATTACCGACGACGTGACCGACCTCGTGTTGGAACACCACGGGTCGTTTTCGGGCGAACACGGCGACGGTCGGGCCCGAACCGAGTGGAATCCGAAGATGTACGGCCCCCAACTGTGGGACGCCTTCAAGCAACTGAAGTCGGCGTTCGACCCCGACTGGCGACTGAATCCGGGGAACGTCGTCTACCGCGACGACGACCCGGCAGACATGCGCGAGAACCTCAGATACGGGCCGACCTACCAGTCGCTCGAACCCACGACTGCACTCGACTTCGAAGAGGAAGGCGGGTTTTCCCACCTCGTGGAGTTGTGCAACGGGTGTGGAACGTGCCGGCAGACTGGGTCGGAGACGATGTGTCCAACCTATCGGGCGTCGAAGGACGAAGCAGAGACCACGCGAGGGCGGGCGAACATGCTCCGGGCGGCGATTAGCGGTGACCTGCCCGAAGACGAACTCTACACCGACCGATTCCAAGAGGAGGTTCTCGGGCTCTGTGTCGGGTGTAAGGGCTGTAAGAACGACTGCCCGACCGGCGTCGACCTCGCGAAACTCAAAGCCGAGGTCAAACACCAACACCACCAAGAATCGGGGTCGTCGTTCCGCGAGCGACTGTTCGCACAGATAGACAACGCGGCGAAACTGGGGAGCGCGCTCGCACCGGTGTCGAACTGGGCGACCGAACTTCCGGGTGCGCGGACGGTGATGGACCGCCTCTTCGGAATCGCACCGGACCGAGAGCTTCCGTCGTTCACCCGAAACACCCTCGAAGACTGGATGGCGACGCACGACCCCGCCGTGTCGGCGAACGACGCGACGCACAAGGTGCTCTTGTTCCCGGACACCTACACGAACTACGTCACGCCCGAAATCGGCAGGGCCGCAGTTCGGACACTGGAGGCCGCGGGCGTCCACGTACAACTGGCGAAAAACGTCGCACCCAGCGGCAGAGCAGCATTCTCCGGTGGGTTCCTCGACCTCGCACGCGGCCGCGCCGCCCGCAACGTCGAGACGCTCGCACCCTACGTCGAAGACGGGTGGTCGGTGGTGTTCACCGAACCCTCCGACGCAGTGATGTTCCAAGACGAGTACGCCGACCTGCTCGACCACCCCGCCGTGACCGACGTTGGCGCGGCGACGTACGGCGTCATGGAGTTTATCGACGTGTACCGACTCGACGAGGCACTCCCGATTCGTGGCCGAGACGAGTCAGTCGGTGCAGGCGCGGCAGGTGCTGGAAAGGCCGTCGTCGACGGCGGCGCGATCGAGTCACTGACGTATCACGGCCACTGCAATCAGAAGGCGCTGAACAAGGACCACCACGCGGTGGGCGTGCTCCGCCGGGTCGGCTACGAGGTCGACCCACTCGATTCGAGCTGCTGCGGCATGGCGGGGAGCTTCGGATACGAATCCGAACACTACGACCTCTCGAAGGCGATGGGTCGCATCCTGTTCAGCCAAGTCGACGAAAGCGGGGGCGACACGGTGGTCGCACCCGGCGCATCGTGTCGAACACAGCTCGAAGACCGCGATACTGGCGCGACGAGGCCGCCGCACCCCATCGAGAAGGTCGCAGAGCGAATCAGTGGGTGA
- a CDS encoding class I SAM-dependent methyltransferase: protein MDVPTTVQTALEDRPVSGAVCLEAGAGVGNTTAGLLAAGASRVYAVTNDPAHASLVHERVARDEPDRTAVLEADVRSLPLATNSVDILTAHGLFNVLPPATLDAVVSELTRVAAPGCHLVVDDYDPLPDTARVRDLFALENAASELADGNPALTFYPSGVLRRLFVGEGWEFDRERTLLDPVPWTNRHLRAHASATRTAASRVPDERGTALAEEADRLAAAIGEESVGTMYSLAFRLPE, encoded by the coding sequence ATGGACGTTCCAACGACGGTGCAGACAGCCCTCGAAGACCGACCAGTGAGCGGTGCAGTGTGTCTCGAAGCGGGTGCTGGCGTCGGCAACACGACGGCCGGGCTCCTCGCGGCCGGGGCGAGTCGCGTCTACGCAGTCACAAACGACCCTGCGCACGCCTCACTCGTCCACGAACGAGTCGCACGCGACGAACCTGACCGGACTGCCGTCCTCGAGGCGGACGTTCGTAGTCTTCCGCTGGCAACCAATTCAGTCGATATACTCACCGCCCATGGCCTGTTCAACGTCCTCCCACCAGCGACGTTGGACGCCGTCGTGAGCGAGTTGACACGGGTCGCCGCGCCGGGGTGTCATCTCGTCGTCGACGACTACGACCCACTCCCCGACACCGCTCGCGTCCGCGACCTCTTCGCGCTCGAAAACGCTGCATCCGAGTTGGCTGACGGGAACCCTGCGCTGACGTTCTACCCATCAGGCGTGCTCCGTCGACTGTTCGTCGGCGAAGGGTGGGAGTTCGACCGAGAGCGGACGCTTCTCGACCCGGTTCCGTGGACGAACCGTCACCTTAGAGCACACGCCAGCGCCACCCGAACTGCGGCGTCGAGAGTCCCTGACGAACGTGGAACAGCGCTGGCTGAGGAGGCAGACCGACTCGCGGCGGCCATCGGCGAGGAGTCTGTCGGAACGATGTACAGCCTCGCATTTCGACTTCCCGAGTAA
- a CDS encoding formate--tetrahydrofolate ligase has product MTHETADFEVPSDEEIARTATLDDIETVAARLGLGPDDIEPYGSNKAKLRQEAVDAARERGRNGSLVLVTGITPTPKGEGKTVISVGLAQGLARLGEDVAVAVREPSLGPVFGIKGGAAGGGYSQVLPMEDINLHFTGDIHALTAAHNLISAMLDAHVHHGNDLEIDVDQITWRRSLDVNDRALRETVVGLGGSANGPPREDGFGITAASELMAVLCLASDLADLKRRVARIVVATDRDGTPVTVDDIGATGAVSALLRDALRPNLVQTLEGVPAFVHGGPFANIAHGTNTLVADEVGLAHTDYLVTEAGFGADLGAEKFLDIVSREGAAPEAVVVVATVRGLKRHGLDMWPANFDVLATPNPDAVRDGLPNLFHHVSVLRDFGLPVVVAVNRFPDDTDAEVAAILDACATREIPASVSTAHAEGGRGAEELAELVRQQVSSGRADLQLTYDLDDSLREKITAVATHVYGANDVTFSKQAEKDLNRLVEHGFDSLPVCLSKTPYSLSDDASKTGVPTDWTLHVRELYPAAGAGFVVALTGDVMTMPGLPARPAAVDIDVDDDGTIHGLF; this is encoded by the coding sequence ATGACACACGAAACAGCTGATTTCGAGGTTCCATCCGACGAGGAAATCGCACGAACTGCCACACTGGACGATATCGAGACAGTCGCCGCTCGACTCGGCCTCGGCCCAGACGACATCGAGCCCTACGGTTCGAACAAGGCGAAACTGCGGCAAGAGGCGGTCGACGCTGCCCGCGAGCGCGGCCGAAATGGGTCACTCGTGCTCGTCACTGGTATCACGCCGACGCCGAAAGGCGAGGGAAAGACCGTCATCTCGGTCGGACTCGCACAGGGGTTAGCCCGACTCGGCGAAGACGTCGCCGTGGCCGTCCGTGAACCGTCGCTCGGACCAGTGTTCGGTATCAAAGGTGGCGCCGCAGGCGGCGGCTATTCACAGGTGCTACCGATGGAGGATATCAACCTCCACTTCACCGGAGACATTCACGCACTCACCGCCGCACACAACCTCATCTCGGCGATGCTCGACGCCCACGTCCACCACGGAAACGACCTCGAAATCGACGTCGACCAGATTACGTGGCGACGCTCGCTCGACGTAAACGACAGAGCGCTCCGCGAAACCGTCGTCGGACTCGGTGGCAGTGCGAACGGCCCGCCGCGCGAAGACGGATTCGGCATCACAGCGGCGTCCGAACTGATGGCCGTTCTCTGTCTCGCATCCGACCTCGCAGACCTCAAACGGCGGGTCGCCCGAATCGTCGTCGCCACCGACCGAGACGGCACACCAGTGACCGTCGACGATATCGGCGCGACTGGTGCGGTCAGCGCGCTCCTCCGAGACGCGTTGCGACCCAATCTCGTCCAGACACTCGAAGGCGTGCCGGCGTTCGTCCACGGTGGTCCCTTCGCGAACATCGCCCACGGAACCAACACGCTCGTCGCCGACGAAGTCGGACTCGCCCACACTGACTACCTCGTCACAGAGGCGGGATTCGGTGCCGACCTCGGCGCAGAGAAGTTCCTCGATATCGTCTCCCGCGAAGGTGCCGCACCGGAAGCAGTCGTCGTCGTGGCGACGGTTCGCGGCCTCAAACGCCACGGCCTCGACATGTGGCCGGCAAACTTCGACGTACTCGCCACCCCGAATCCCGACGCGGTCCGCGACGGTCTTCCAAACCTCTTCCACCACGTCTCCGTGCTTCGAGACTTCGGTCTTCCCGTCGTCGTCGCAGTCAACCGGTTCCCCGACGATACTGACGCCGAAGTCGCAGCCATTCTCGATGCGTGTGCGACCCGTGAGATTCCGGCCTCGGTGTCGACAGCACACGCTGAGGGTGGACGCGGTGCTGAGGAACTCGCCGAACTCGTTCGACAACAGGTCTCTTCCGGGCGTGCAGACCTGCAACTGACGTACGACCTCGACGACTCGCTCCGCGAGAAGATTACGGCAGTTGCGACGCATGTCTACGGCGCGAACGACGTGACGTTCTCGAAGCAAGCCGAGAAGGACCTCAACCGACTCGTCGAACACGGGTTCGACTCGCTTCCGGTCTGCCTCTCGAAGACACCGTACTCACTCTCGGACGACGCCTCGAAAACCGGTGTGCCGACCGACTGGACACTCCACGTCCGCGAACTCTACCCTGCTGCAGGTGCCGGGTTCGTCGTGGCGCTCACGGGTGACGTGATGACGATGCCGGGACTCCCGGCGCGACCCGCCGCCGTCGACATCGACGTCGACGACGACGGAACGATTCACGGGTTGTTCTGA
- a CDS encoding aldo/keto reductase, which produces MKTRPLGGTGHDTSIMTFGTIALNWLEQEGADQMVELVLDRGVNHFDVAPMYGDAELKLGPKLRQHRDEIFLGCKTQERTYDGAKRKLEQSLTRLGVDHIDLYQVHGLEYEHELDTITGDGGALEAFREAKDDGLISHIGLTSHSEPQLILDAIDRIDDLETLMFPMNPVVAGKDDADHDYDAVLERADEEGIGTLGIKAFAKGPWPSTDELPEGDRPYANWYEPVDTPAEIEERFDFAAAQGLTSVVSMGDPKLMAMVLDAAQRYDGMDEAAQRSLIEKLRHDESPVPEQLHH; this is translated from the coding sequence ATGAAGACACGCCCCCTCGGCGGAACTGGTCACGACACCAGTATCATGACCTTCGGCACCATCGCGCTCAACTGGCTCGAACAGGAGGGCGCAGACCAGATGGTCGAACTCGTCCTCGACCGAGGGGTCAACCATTTCGACGTGGCCCCGATGTACGGGGACGCAGAACTGAAGCTGGGACCGAAGCTCCGGCAGCACCGCGACGAGATTTTCCTCGGGTGTAAGACCCAAGAACGAACCTACGACGGTGCGAAGCGAAAACTCGAACAGTCGCTCACTCGCCTCGGCGTCGACCACATCGACCTCTACCAGGTCCACGGGCTCGAATACGAGCACGAACTGGACACGATTACGGGCGACGGCGGCGCACTCGAAGCGTTCCGAGAGGCCAAAGACGACGGCCTCATCAGTCACATCGGGCTGACGAGTCACAGCGAACCGCAACTCATCCTCGACGCCATCGACCGTATCGACGACCTGGAGACACTCATGTTCCCGATGAACCCTGTCGTCGCCGGAAAGGACGACGCCGACCACGACTACGACGCAGTGCTCGAGCGCGCGGACGAGGAGGGTATCGGAACGCTCGGCATCAAAGCCTTCGCGAAGGGTCCGTGGCCGTCGACGGACGAACTTCCCGAAGGAGACCGACCATATGCGAACTGGTACGAACCCGTCGACACGCCCGCCGAAATCGAGGAGCGATTCGACTTCGCGGCCGCGCAGGGCCTGACGAGTGTCGTCAGCATGGGCGACCCCAAACTGATGGCGATGGTCCTCGACGCAGCACAGCGATACGACGGGATGGACGAGGCGGCCCAGCGCTCGCTCATCGAGAAACTTCGTCACGACGAGAGTCCAGTCCCAGAACAGCTCCACCACTGA
- a CDS encoding HpcH/HpaI aldolase family protein, whose protein sequence is MPPSRRQNGLRARFDEGGVALGVLDTAYSPTLVEFYGDLGVDFVWVDLEHGGPSPWDAGAMEDVLRAAERTGTELVVRLPTTDPTLVRKALDLGVRNVFLPRVESADEVRAAVRSSRFRYDGGPGDRGLASPRARRWGLAEDYVDTEDNETLVGVTIENRQSLANLDEILAVPELGFVFIGPFDLSVSLGYPGDIDHPKVQEAVETILSTAVDAGVPVGGLGFGMDDVNEKAKHGYQMLNLGSTTGALKGVVEGWFEAYDGERPL, encoded by the coding sequence ATGCCTCCGTCACGACGACAGAACGGTCTTCGCGCTCGATTCGACGAGGGCGGTGTCGCGCTCGGCGTTCTCGACACCGCGTACAGTCCGACGCTCGTAGAGTTCTACGGTGACCTCGGTGTCGACTTCGTCTGGGTCGACCTCGAACACGGCGGGCCGAGTCCGTGGGACGCCGGTGCGATGGAGGACGTACTTCGTGCGGCGGAGCGCACCGGAACCGAGTTGGTGGTTCGGCTTCCGACCACCGACCCGACACTCGTCCGGAAGGCGCTGGACCTCGGCGTCAGGAACGTGTTCCTCCCCCGTGTCGAGTCGGCCGACGAGGTTCGCGCCGCCGTCCGGTCGTCTCGATTCCGCTACGATGGCGGTCCCGGTGACCGCGGTCTCGCGTCGCCGCGTGCTCGACGATGGGGCCTCGCCGAGGATTACGTCGACACCGAAGACAACGAGACGCTCGTCGGTGTGACCATCGAGAACCGCCAGTCGCTCGCGAACCTCGACGAGATTCTGGCCGTCCCCGAACTCGGGTTCGTGTTCATCGGCCCCTTCGACCTCTCCGTCTCGCTCGGGTACCCCGGCGACATCGACCACCCGAAGGTGCAGGAAGCTGTCGAGACGATTCTGTCGACCGCCGTCGACGCCGGCGTTCCCGTCGGCGGACTCGGATTCGGGATGGACGACGTGAACGAGAAGGCGAAACACGGCTATCAGATGCTCAATCTTGGGAGTACGACCGGCGCGCTGAAAGGCGTCGTCGAGGGATGGTTCGAAGCCTACGACGGTGAGAGACCCCTCTAA
- a CDS encoding ester cyclase, producing MTARENEALARRFVEEVWNGHDMDAIDELFSPDYVGHWFDMTGADVDRDGLKLFIQNVLTGFPDYEMDIEYIHADDEIVTLGFCGGGTHEGEFYGIPPTGNAPTDDEKTPGIMSMRVTDGQIVEGWATWDSLGLLQRIGVLPEDPTGIASADD from the coding sequence ATGACTGCACGAGAAAACGAAGCCCTCGCACGACGGTTCGTCGAGGAGGTATGGAACGGCCACGACATGGACGCGATAGATGAACTGTTCAGTCCCGACTACGTCGGCCACTGGTTCGACATGACCGGGGCGGACGTCGACAGAGATGGGCTGAAGTTGTTCATCCAGAACGTCTTGACGGGGTTCCCGGACTACGAGATGGATATCGAATATATCCACGCGGACGACGAGATCGTGACGCTCGGATTCTGCGGCGGCGGGACCCACGAAGGAGAGTTCTACGGAATCCCGCCGACGGGGAACGCGCCGACTGACGACGAGAAGACTCCCGGCATCATGTCGATGCGGGTGACGGACGGACAGATCGTCGAAGGCTGGGCGACGTGGGACTCACTGGGACTGCTCCAGAGAATCGGCGTTCTGCCTGAAGACCCGACTGGAATCGCGTCCGCCGACGACTGA
- a CDS encoding FAD-binding oxidoreductase: protein MSTHTIGDQQLQVIHAAFTGTLVQPEDPGFDDARAIWNGMVDKYPLLIARCADVDDVVTAVNFARENDLPVAIRGGGHNVAGSAICDDGLVIDLSEMTNVVVDTETRRASVQGGATIGDVDRATQRHGLATALGVVSETGIAGLTLNGGLGHLRRKYGLSLDNLTSVEIVTADGVVRTASDEENTDLFWAIRGGGGNFGVVTNFEYKLHEVGPDVNMLFTWYGGDDVEDALRAFREYTTAASRDGSVVAFYAFVPEDETFPEESWGDPAIAMIGCYDGPTDEAEAEFRELRTVAEPIADMSGPIEYTALQTLLDEDYPDGLRYYWKAVYVEELTDDIVDLVVRYGADSPSHLSTVDVWHLGGAIGDVEPDATAFWHRTNDYMLTFEANWEDPAVDDENVAWVRNGIEELREMLVTTGGYGNFPGFGEDPSQTLFGDNYNRLVDVKTVYDPENLFKLNTNIEPHEQPSE, encoded by the coding sequence ATGTCAACCCACACGATTGGCGACCAGCAGCTACAGGTGATACACGCTGCCTTCACGGGCACACTCGTCCAACCCGAAGACCCCGGATTCGACGACGCACGGGCGATTTGGAATGGGATGGTAGACAAGTATCCGCTCCTCATCGCTCGCTGTGCCGACGTCGACGACGTCGTCACCGCGGTGAACTTCGCTCGGGAGAACGACCTCCCCGTGGCGATCAGAGGCGGCGGTCACAACGTCGCCGGAAGCGCCATCTGTGACGATGGACTCGTCATCGACCTCTCCGAGATGACGAACGTCGTCGTCGATACAGAGACCCGCCGGGCCAGCGTACAAGGTGGTGCGACGATTGGCGACGTCGACCGGGCGACCCAACGGCACGGCCTCGCAACGGCGCTCGGAGTCGTCTCCGAGACAGGTATCGCCGGGCTCACGCTCAACGGCGGGCTCGGACACCTCCGCAGGAAGTACGGCCTCTCGCTGGATAACCTCACGTCCGTCGAGATTGTCACTGCGGACGGAGTCGTTCGGACGGCGAGCGACGAAGAGAACACAGACCTCTTCTGGGCGATTCGAGGTGGTGGCGGCAACTTCGGTGTCGTCACGAATTTCGAGTACAAACTGCACGAGGTCGGACCCGACGTGAACATGCTCTTCACCTGGTACGGTGGTGACGATGTCGAAGACGCGCTGCGTGCATTCCGTGAGTACACGACAGCTGCTTCCAGAGACGGGAGTGTCGTCGCCTTCTACGCGTTCGTCCCCGAGGACGAAACGTTCCCAGAAGAATCGTGGGGCGACCCGGCAATCGCCATGATTGGTTGCTACGACGGGCCGACCGACGAAGCCGAAGCCGAGTTCCGAGAACTCCGAACGGTGGCCGAGCCAATCGCTGACATGAGTGGCCCGATAGAGTACACGGCACTCCAGACGCTCTTAGACGAGGATTACCCCGATGGCCTGCGCTACTACTGGAAGGCCGTCTACGTGGAGGAACTCACGGACGACATCGTTGACCTCGTCGTCAGGTACGGTGCGGACAGTCCATCACACCTCTCGACGGTCGACGTCTGGCACCTCGGTGGCGCAATCGGTGATGTCGAACCGGATGCGACCGCCTTCTGGCACCGGACCAACGACTACATGCTCACCTTCGAAGCGAACTGGGAAGACCCAGCGGTGGACGACGAAAACGTGGCGTGGGTCCGAAACGGTATCGAAGAACTCAGAGAGATGCTCGTCACGACCGGTGGCTACGGGAACTTCCCGGGGTTCGGCGAAGACCCGTCACAGACGCTGTTCGGCGACAACTACAACCGACTCGTGGACGTGAAGACCGTGTACGACCCCGAGAACCTGTTCAAACTGAACACGAACATCGAACCACACGAACAGCCCAGCGAGTGA
- a CDS encoding flavodoxin domain-containing protein: MVSFLVGYGSTEGQTAKISERIVDVLEGRGHTAIAVSVDDVPPAATPAEFDAILVGSSIHLGKHAKNVYQFVRENREVLEDRPNAFFQVSLSSAVGDEARQAEAASYIDEFVEKTGWHPERIALFGGALRYSEYGFITRLMMKRIAKEATGDTDTSRDYEYTDWDEVEAFAADFASLVETGDVSADGETEGTEA, from the coding sequence ATGGTGTCATTCCTCGTCGGGTACGGAAGTACCGAAGGGCAGACTGCGAAGATATCGGAGCGAATCGTCGATGTACTCGAAGGACGCGGCCACACTGCGATTGCTGTCTCGGTCGACGACGTCCCCCCGGCGGCGACGCCAGCGGAGTTCGACGCGATACTCGTCGGGTCGTCGATTCACCTGGGCAAACACGCCAAGAACGTGTACCAGTTCGTCCGCGAGAACCGCGAGGTACTCGAAGACCGGCCGAACGCGTTCTTCCAGGTGTCGCTCTCCTCGGCCGTTGGTGACGAAGCGCGACAGGCAGAGGCCGCATCGTACATCGACGAGTTCGTCGAGAAGACCGGATGGCACCCGGAGAGAATCGCGCTCTTCGGCGGTGCACTCCGCTACTCGGAGTACGGATTCATCACTCGACTGATGATGAAACGCATCGCGAAGGAAGCGACCGGCGACACGGACACGTCTCGTGACTACGAGTACACAGACTGGGACGAAGTCGAAGCGTTCGCTGCAGACTTCGCGTCTCTCGTCGAGACGGGTGACGTGTCGGCGGACGGAGAGACGGAAGGAACCGAGGCGTGA